A part of Candidatus Stoquefichus sp. SB1 genomic DNA contains:
- a CDS encoding TetR/AcrR family transcriptional regulator C-terminal domain-containing protein, translating into MANFTKKALMASFSKLLNEKPFDKITVQDIVDDCGVNRNTFYYHFQDIYMLLECLLQQECQKVEDALDNDLTWLECFEIGFSFVFFNKTAVYHLYQSMNRETLEYFLGQVIENILKKYIDIHFADVHISDERKKFIIKFYKYGITGICLEGIASELSEIDIQKQYIQDIEKSFKRSLFNSMQE; encoded by the coding sequence ATGGCAAATTTCACAAAAAAAGCATTGATGGCTTCATTTTCTAAATTATTAAATGAAAAACCTTTTGATAAAATTACAGTTCAGGATATTGTTGATGATTGTGGGGTTAATCGAAATACCTTTTACTACCATTTTCAAGATATTTATATGTTGTTGGAATGTTTATTGCAACAAGAGTGTCAAAAAGTTGAAGATGCTTTAGATAATGATTTGACTTGGTTAGAATGCTTTGAAATTGGTTTTTCATTTGTTTTTTTTAATAAGACAGCGGTCTATCATTTATATCAATCAATGAATAGAGAAACCTTAGAGTACTTTTTAGGACAAGTGATTGAAAATATTCTGAAGAAATATATCGATATTCATTTTGCTGATGTGCATATCAGTGATGAACGTAAAAAGTTTATTATTAAGTTTTATAAATATGGAATAACAGGTATTTGTTTAGAGGGTATTGCAAGTGAATTATCAGAAATAGATATTCAAAAACAATATATTCAAGATATAGAAAAAAGTTTTAAACGAAGCCTTTTTAACTCTATGCAGGAGTAA
- a CDS encoding YlbF family regulator, which produces MKKLNKDIEEKANLLNQWILSQEVVQEYQKYASLIKENQQYAQWENELKKMQQEIVQCKHSQIDCEELINEYERKKKAFDENPVIYNYLALKQDVNILLHQIQNDINQQLKKKVDENDKNLYNFSIK; this is translated from the coding sequence GTGAAGAAGTTGAATAAAGATATTGAAGAAAAAGCTAATCTCTTAAATCAATGGATTCTAAGTCAAGAAGTTGTGCAGGAATATCAAAAGTATGCATCATTAATTAAAGAGAATCAGCAATATGCTCAATGGGAAAATGAATTAAAAAAAATGCAACAGGAAATCGTTCAATGTAAACATAGTCAGATTGATTGTGAAGAACTCATTAATGAGTATGAAAGAAAGAAAAAAGCTTTTGATGAAAATCCTGTTATTTACAATTATTTAGCATTAAAACAAGATGTCAACATACTGTTACATCAAATTCAAAATGATATTAATCAACAATTGAAGAAAAAGGTTGACGAAAACGACAAAAATCTATATAATTTTTCAATAAAATAG
- a CDS encoding TIGR00282 family metallophosphoesterase — protein sequence MKILFIGDVFAAIGREMIETYLPQLKQQYQIDVVIANVENATHGKGLNKRHYEEFLFQGISLMTMGNHTFAKKELFDYIDEADRLIVPYNQPRALPGMGSREITILGKKIRVTNLLGITFMDGKSQNPFEAIDDVLKEDTSDIHIVDFHAEATSEKIALGYYLDGKVSAVLGTHTHVTTADEKILPQGTAYQSDVGMTGPYESVIGCDKDSIIKRMKTGVMTPFLVAESVGQLRATLLTFNDQNQCIQIERICIDPDHSF from the coding sequence ATGAAAATTCTTTTTATTGGAGATGTTTTTGCGGCTATTGGACGAGAAATGATTGAAACCTATTTGCCACAATTAAAACAGCAATATCAAATTGATGTTGTGATTGCAAATGTTGAAAATGCAACACATGGAAAAGGACTTAATAAAAGACATTATGAGGAGTTTTTATTTCAGGGAATTTCATTGATGACAATGGGAAATCATACATTTGCTAAAAAAGAGTTATTTGATTACATTGATGAAGCAGACCGTTTGATTGTTCCTTACAATCAGCCACGCGCATTACCAGGTATGGGAAGTAGAGAAATAACAATTTTAGGCAAGAAGATCCGTGTAACAAATTTATTGGGAATTACTTTTATGGATGGGAAATCCCAAAATCCTTTTGAAGCCATTGATGATGTTTTAAAAGAAGATACAAGTGATATTCATATTGTTGATTTTCATGCTGAAGCAACAAGTGAAAAGATAGCTTTGGGATATTATTTAGATGGAAAAGTATCAGCAGTTTTAGGGACGCATACGCATGTCACAACGGCTGATGAAAAAATTCTTCCTCAAGGAACTGCTTATCAGAGCGATGTTGGTATGACAGGACCTTATGAAAGTGTCATTGGATGTGATAAGGATAGCATTATCAAAAGAATGAAAACAGGTGTTATGACACCATTTTTAGTAGCTGAAAGTGTCGGACAATTACGTGCAACATTACTTACATTTAATGATCAAAATCAATGTATTCAAATTGAACGCATTTGTATTGATCCTGATCATTCTTTTTAA
- a CDS encoding stage V sporulation protein S, translating into MEMIRVSSSSKPSKVAGALTSLLRENQNVQIQVIGAAALNQAMKAIAIARGYIAPGGYEIYCIPSFYDLTIDDQIVTSLRLNVEMH; encoded by the coding sequence ATGGAAATGATTAGAGTATCTTCATCATCGAAACCAAGTAAGGTGGCGGGAGCATTAACAAGTCTCTTGCGTGAAAATCAAAATGTTCAAATTCAAGTGATTGGTGCTGCTGCACTTAATCAGGCAATGAAAGCTATTGCGATTGCACGAGGATATATTGCTCCAGGTGGTTATGAGATTTATTGCATACCTTCTTTCTATGATTTAACTATCGATGATCAAATTGTGACGTCTTTACGTTTAAATGTAGAAATGCATTAA
- a CDS encoding ISL3 family transposase codes for MKAIDAPPLLEDGELLNTTIMPIISENDILKFFNLEKDDIQEFRITHQSDGIYICIRLNVKYHQCPVCGQMTDKIKDYSQKKIIHSVLNYSQCFIIYEARRYRCPHCHKTFFEHNPFVFGSSRISVATVSNILRDLKLPNETFTSVARRYHVSVTSVINIFDDHVRISRRPLPACLGIDEVYAFKTYKSKFVCVLVDCTDQKIVDVLPTRKKDDLISYFMLIPREEREKVLYCSFDMWETYRIVARHVFPNASCCIDKFHVVQELGRRMDKVRISAQKKYMTQIRELQQKKKNIGLTKEEEYIYEEASRHYYVLKKFNWMFISTDNRIFDPNEEKRYNRRLEGYYNYYDLFDYMVKYDRELDIAYDLKDSVTRFYRQCHYEDAKKKLEEIIIDFRCCPIEEMSQFANTLTRWKQEIINSFMIVDREKNRKMNTAIVENRNKSIKLIKHASNGYLNWERFRNKILFSLNSDTTYYLNIIKKEDK; via the coding sequence ATGAAGGCTATCGATGCACCACCTCTTTTGGAAGATGGTGAACTGCTCAATACTACCATTATGCCTATTATTTCCGAAAATGATATTCTCAAGTTCTTCAATCTTGAAAAAGATGATATTCAGGAATTCAGAATCACCCATCAGTCAGATGGAATTTACATCTGCATCAGACTGAATGTCAAATATCATCAGTGTCCTGTATGTGGTCAGATGACTGATAAAATTAAGGATTATTCTCAAAAAAAGATTATTCATTCCGTTCTTAATTATTCCCAGTGCTTTATCATATACGAAGCCAGAAGATATCGCTGTCCTCACTGTCACAAAACATTCTTTGAACACAATCCCTTTGTATTTGGAAGTTCCAGAATCTCTGTAGCGACTGTATCCAATATCCTCAGAGATCTTAAGCTTCCCAATGAAACATTCACATCTGTTGCCAGGCGTTATCATGTTTCAGTAACCTCCGTCATCAATATCTTTGATGATCATGTCCGTATTTCCAGGAGACCTCTTCCTGCATGTCTGGGTATTGATGAGGTTTATGCATTCAAGACTTATAAAAGCAAATTTGTCTGTGTGCTGGTTGACTGTACTGACCAGAAGATTGTTGATGTCCTGCCAACACGTAAAAAGGATGACCTGATCAGCTACTTTATGCTTATTCCCAGAGAAGAGCGTGAAAAGGTGCTGTACTGTTCGTTTGACATGTGGGAAACCTACAGGATTGTTGCCAGACACGTCTTTCCCAATGCAAGCTGCTGTATCGACAAGTTTCATGTTGTTCAGGAACTGGGGCGAAGAATGGATAAAGTCAGAATATCAGCTCAGAAAAAGTACATGACACAGATCAGGGAACTTCAACAAAAAAAGAAGAATATCGGCCTTACAAAAGAAGAGGAATATATATACGAGGAAGCATCCAGACACTACTATGTGCTTAAAAAATTTAACTGGATGTTCATCTCAACTGACAACAGAATATTTGATCCCAATGAGGAAAAGAGATACAACAGAAGACTGGAAGGATACTACAACTATTATGATCTGTTTGATTATATGGTGAAGTATGACAGAGAACTTGATATCGCCTATGACCTTAAGGACAGTGTTACCCGTTTCTACAGACAGTGTCATTATGAAGACGCAAAGAAAAAACTGGAAGAAATCATTATCGACTTCAGGTGCTGTCCTATAGAAGAGATGAGCCAGTTCGCCAACACTCTGACAAGATGGAAGCAGGAAATCATCAATTCCTTTATGATTGTAGACAGGGAGAAAAACAGAAAGATGAATACTGCGATTGTAGAGAACCGCAATAAAAGCATCAAGCTGATCAAACATGCATCAAATGGATACCTGAACTGGGAACGTTTCAGAAACAAAATCTTATTTTCACTTAACAGTGATACAACCTATTATCTCAATATTATAAAAAAGGAGGACAAATAA
- the miaB gene encoding tRNA (N6-isopentenyl adenosine(37)-C2)-methylthiotransferase MiaB translates to MKDYSEYFKGPSLKDAKHRGKDEIHHIDDAYEVPADMIGIGKGQKYFIQTYGCQANERDSETLAGILESLGYEATDEIKDAQVVLLNTCAIRENAEEKVFGKIGYLKKLKRTNPNIIFGICGCMAQEEVVINRILEKHHQVDMIFGTHNIHRLPVLLKQAMLEKEMILEVWSKEGDVIENLPSHRAHPYKAWVNIMYGCNKFCTYCIVPYTRGKERSRLQNEILDEINDLKNKGYQEITLLGQNVNSYGKDFDNGYDFASLLADVAQTGIPRIRFTTSHPWDFSDDMIDVIAKYDNIMPAIHLPVQSGNSEVLKRMGRRYSREQYLDLFDRIKKKIPDCTITTDIIVGFPGETDEQFEDTISLYEHCEYDLAYTFIYSPREGTPAAKMEDDIDIHTKEQRLYRLNDLVNEKAHMQNQKYLDQVVEVLVEGLSKKDEEMLTGYTAHQKLVNFKGNKDHIGQIVPVKITEAKTWALKGEEVE, encoded by the coding sequence ATGAAAGATTATAGTGAATATTTTAAAGGTCCATCTTTAAAAGATGCAAAACATAGAGGAAAAGATGAAATTCATCATATAGATGATGCTTATGAAGTTCCAGCAGATATGATTGGAATAGGAAAAGGACAAAAATATTTTATTCAGACATACGGTTGTCAGGCAAATGAACGCGATAGTGAAACATTGGCAGGAATCTTAGAAAGTTTAGGGTATGAAGCAACTGATGAAATTAAAGATGCTCAAGTTGTTTTATTGAATACTTGTGCAATTCGAGAAAATGCTGAAGAAAAGGTTTTTGGGAAAATAGGATATCTTAAAAAGTTGAAACGTACAAATCCAAACATTATCTTTGGTATTTGTGGTTGTATGGCACAAGAAGAAGTCGTGATTAATAGAATTCTAGAGAAACATCACCAAGTTGATATGATTTTTGGAACACATAATATTCATCGTTTACCTGTTTTACTTAAACAGGCAATGCTTGAAAAAGAAATGATTTTAGAAGTTTGGTCAAAAGAAGGGGATGTGATTGAAAATTTACCAAGTCATCGTGCTCATCCTTATAAAGCATGGGTTAATATTATGTATGGATGTAATAAATTTTGTACATATTGTATTGTTCCATATACACGAGGTAAAGAGAGATCACGTTTACAAAATGAAATTCTTGATGAGATAAATGATCTCAAAAATAAAGGATATCAGGAAATTACTTTATTGGGACAAAATGTTAATTCATATGGAAAAGATTTTGATAATGGATATGATTTCGCTTCATTGTTAGCAGACGTTGCTCAAACAGGCATTCCAAGAATTCGTTTTACAACTAGCCATCCATGGGATTTTTCTGATGATATGATTGATGTTATTGCTAAGTATGATAACATCATGCCTGCTATTCATTTACCTGTACAATCAGGCAATAGTGAAGTTTTAAAACGTATGGGACGCCGTTACAGCCGTGAACAATATTTAGATTTGTTTGATAGAATTAAAAAGAAAATTCCTGACTGTACAATTACAACGGATATTATCGTTGGTTTCCCAGGTGAAACTGATGAACAATTTGAGGACACAATCAGCTTATATGAACATTGTGAATATGATTTGGCATATACTTTTATATACTCTCCACGTGAAGGCACACCAGCCGCTAAAATGGAAGATGATATTGATATTCATACAAAGGAACAACGTTTATATCGTTTAAACGATCTTGTGAATGAAAAAGCCCATATGCAAAATCAAAAATATTTGGATCAGGTTGTTGAAGTTTTGGTGGAAGGTCTTTCTAAAAAAGATGAAGAGATGTTAACTGGTTATACAGCACATCAAAAATTGGTTAACTTTAAAGGAAATAAAGATCATATTGGTCAAATTGTTCCAGTAAAAATTACAGAAGCCAAAACATGGGCACTTAAAGGTGAAGAAGTTGAATAA
- the rny gene encoding ribonuclease Y translates to MPEMNGPLTILTYVLAVAVGFVLYFVLTKLKVSKANVDATKIIEEATAKADNIVKEAILDAKTQAYEYKLDAEKDIKEQRLEVTKFENKLLQREQNIDRRDIALQGKEDVLDDKAKQLEKKSEELGKLEAQLKEQIDAKIVELEKIAAMSANEAKQELFKQVEQKMATEVTAYIKEQEDEAKSKASLYAKDIIAAAINRYSQEETIERTVNVVALPSEEMKGRIIGREGRNIKAIENATGVELIIDDTPEAITISCFDPVRREIARLSLETLIRDGRIQPGRIEEVVQKTKNELNEVIQKTGEDAIFELGLSRVNKEIVMMLGKLKYRTSYGQNALQHSLEVAHFAGMMAAELGLNQQLARRAGLLHDLGKAVDHEMEGSHVELGAKFAKKYGENATVINAIESHHGDVEPTSVISIIVAAADTLSAARPGSRSETIENYIQRLEKLEEISKSFDGVDKVFAIQAGREVRVIVKPDKVDDLASHQLARNIRDKIENELTYPGHIKVTVIREVRANEIAK, encoded by the coding sequence ATGCCAGAAATGAATGGACCTCTCACTATTTTAACCTATGTTCTAGCAGTTGCTGTAGGGTTTGTATTGTATTTTGTATTGACAAAATTAAAAGTATCAAAAGCCAATGTTGATGCTACAAAAATTATAGAAGAAGCAACTGCCAAAGCTGATAATATAGTAAAGGAAGCCATTCTTGATGCAAAGACACAAGCTTATGAATATAAGCTGGATGCTGAAAAAGACATCAAGGAACAGCGCTTAGAAGTTACTAAATTTGAAAATAAACTATTGCAAAGGGAACAGAATATCGATCGTAGAGATATTGCTTTACAAGGTAAAGAAGATGTTTTGGACGATAAAGCAAAGCAATTAGAGAAAAAAAGTGAAGAACTAGGTAAATTGGAGGCACAATTAAAAGAACAAATTGATGCAAAAATTGTTGAATTAGAAAAAATAGCGGCTATGAGTGCAAATGAAGCCAAACAGGAACTCTTTAAGCAAGTAGAACAAAAGATGGCTACAGAAGTCACTGCTTATATTAAAGAACAAGAAGATGAGGCTAAATCTAAAGCATCTTTATATGCAAAAGATATTATCGCTGCTGCTATTAATCGTTATTCACAAGAAGAAACGATTGAACGTACAGTGAATGTTGTCGCTTTACCAAGCGAAGAAATGAAAGGCCGTATTATTGGTAGAGAAGGTAGAAATATTAAGGCTATTGAAAATGCGACTGGTGTTGAATTGATCATTGATGATACACCTGAAGCTATTACAATTTCTTGCTTTGATCCAGTAAGAAGAGAAATTGCCAGATTATCATTAGAAACTTTGATTCGTGATGGAAGAATTCAACCAGGTAGAATTGAAGAAGTTGTTCAAAAAACGAAAAATGAATTAAATGAAGTCATTCAAAAAACAGGTGAAGATGCAATTTTTGAATTAGGATTATCACGTGTTAATAAAGAAATTGTCATGATGCTGGGAAAACTTAAATATCGTACAAGTTATGGTCAAAATGCTTTACAGCATTCTTTAGAAGTGGCACATTTTGCTGGTATGATGGCTGCTGAATTAGGATTAAACCAGCAGTTGGCACGTCGTGCTGGATTATTGCATGACTTAGGAAAAGCAGTTGATCATGAAATGGAAGGAAGCCATGTTGAATTAGGAGCAAAGTTTGCTAAGAAGTATGGTGAGAATGCAACTGTTATTAACGCAATTGAGTCACATCATGGAGATGTAGAACCAACAAGTGTTATTTCTATTATTGTTGCTGCTGCTGATACATTATCTGCCGCTCGTCCAGGAAGTCGTAGTGAGACAATTGAAAACTATATTCAAAGACTTGAGAAATTAGAAGAAATTTCAAAAAGTTTTGATGGAGTTGATAAAGTATTTGCGATTCAGGCTGGCCGTGAAGTGCGTGTAATTGTTAAACCTGATAAAGTTGATGATTTAGCAAGTCATCAGTTAGCAAGAAATATTAGGGATAAGATTGAAAATGAATTAACATACCCTGGACATATTAAGGTCACTGTTATTCGTGAAGTGCGCGCAAATGAAATTGCAAAGTAA